The following are encoded in a window of Paraburkholderia sp. HP33-1 genomic DNA:
- a CDS encoding maleate cis-trans isomerase family protein has protein sequence MSTTSLQHDAYTKLDFTLDDGIASRAAIGLIVLATDHTIEHEWRQLLRQDGVAFYESRLQNSPDITPARLAEIESRIAPAVGLLLPGERLDVVAFGCTSAAMVIGEEAVFARIREARPGIACTTPITAAVAALAALQVRRVALLTPYIRSINDFMRDYIEARGVAVTRIASFEHEDDNAVARIDAASIRSAIEQLARHADADAVFVSCTSLRVAALIPQLEAPTGKPVISSNFAMAWHALRLAGVRDSEPQLGQLFAL, from the coding sequence ATGAGCACGACCTCACTGCAGCACGACGCCTACACGAAGCTCGATTTCACGCTCGACGACGGAATCGCGAGTCGCGCGGCGATTGGCCTCATCGTGCTGGCAACCGACCACACGATCGAACACGAATGGCGTCAACTGCTCCGGCAGGACGGTGTCGCCTTCTATGAAAGCCGCTTGCAGAACTCGCCGGATATCACACCGGCCCGGCTAGCGGAAATCGAGTCGCGCATCGCGCCCGCGGTTGGGTTGCTCTTGCCCGGCGAGCGGCTCGACGTAGTGGCGTTCGGCTGCACGTCTGCGGCGATGGTGATCGGCGAGGAGGCGGTGTTTGCCCGCATCCGCGAGGCGCGTCCCGGGATCGCCTGTACGACGCCGATCACGGCTGCCGTCGCAGCGCTTGCCGCGCTACAGGTACGGCGCGTCGCATTGCTGACGCCGTATATCCGGTCCATCAACGACTTCATGCGCGACTACATCGAAGCACGCGGTGTCGCCGTGACCCGCATCGCGTCGTTCGAGCACGAGGACGATAACGCGGTTGCGCGCATCGATGCCGCTTCAATACGCTCGGCGATCGAACAGTTGGCGCGCCACGCCGATGCGGACGCGGTGTTCGTCTCCTGCACGAGCCTGCGTGTCGCTGCGTTGATTCCACAACTGGAGGCGCCCACAGGCAAGCCCGTCATATCGAGCAACTTCGCGATGGCCTGGCACGCATTACGGCTTGCTGGCGTACGCGACAGCGAGCCGCAACTCGGGCAGTTGTTTGCGCTGTAG
- a CDS encoding branched-chain amino acid ABC transporter ATP-binding protein/permease, translating to MRAPAFLPRWPVPVVIGLLAAAVALPAFASGYLVNVALTIITYSILGLGLNIVVGYAGLLDLGYAAFFAIGAYTTALLQTLLHFSFWATLPFSLAIAGVSGIVIGYPTLRLRSDYLAIVTLGFGEITRIIATNLEITGGPNGIYGIASPSLFGYEISSPQAVYELGMAFFLVVLLFAIRLGQSRLGRAWTSIREDEAAAEAVGVPTLRVKLLAYVMGALIGGIGGSLFAARFGTIDPTGFTYLQSVTILIVVVLGGRGSIPGVILGAVIVAGVPELLRFLNLWRIFGFAVALVALMLLRPQGLWPVRTKRAMPRTHPAGEPAPPAPTVEVREGETLLEVRDLVCRFGGVLAIGGIGFVVRSGEILALIGPNGAGKTTVFNCLTGVIRPSAGRIFWCGSPLGGGAPHRNVHRGIARTFQGIRLFGHMSAFENVLTGMDHQLRTPLVAELVGMPSAHAEAAEHESQGMRWLAMVGLSGRASEYAADLPYGDQRRLEIARALASNPRLLLLDEPAAGMNPTEKQALMDLIRRIRGLGVTVLLIEHDMTLVMGVSDRIIVMDHGVIIAEGPPVQIQSDQRVIDAYLGTAEEDDAADDAANGEKSLWNS from the coding sequence ATGCGCGCGCCGGCTTTCCTGCCGCGTTGGCCCGTGCCTGTCGTCATCGGCCTGCTGGCGGCAGCCGTCGCGCTGCCCGCGTTCGCGAGCGGCTACCTCGTCAACGTCGCGCTCACGATCATTACCTACTCGATCCTCGGCCTTGGCCTGAACATCGTCGTTGGCTATGCGGGACTGCTGGACCTGGGCTATGCGGCATTCTTCGCGATCGGCGCCTATACGACGGCACTGCTCCAGACGCTGCTGCATTTCTCGTTCTGGGCGACGCTGCCGTTCAGTCTGGCGATTGCCGGCGTGTCAGGGATCGTGATCGGCTACCCGACGCTGCGGCTGCGCAGCGACTATCTGGCGATCGTCACGCTCGGCTTCGGCGAGATCACCCGCATCATTGCGACCAATCTCGAGATCACGGGCGGACCGAATGGCATCTACGGCATTGCGAGCCCCAGTCTGTTCGGCTATGAAATCAGTTCACCGCAGGCGGTCTACGAACTGGGCATGGCGTTCTTCCTCGTCGTGCTGCTGTTCGCCATCCGGCTCGGCCAGTCGAGGCTCGGGCGCGCGTGGACCAGCATTCGCGAAGACGAAGCGGCAGCCGAGGCGGTCGGCGTCCCGACCTTGCGCGTCAAGCTGCTCGCGTACGTGATGGGTGCGCTGATCGGCGGGATCGGCGGAAGCCTGTTCGCCGCGCGCTTCGGCACCATCGATCCTACCGGTTTCACCTATCTTCAGTCCGTGACGATTCTTATCGTCGTCGTCCTCGGCGGGCGCGGCAGCATTCCCGGGGTGATTCTCGGCGCGGTTATCGTCGCCGGCGTGCCGGAGTTGCTGCGTTTTCTGAACCTCTGGCGCATCTTCGGATTTGCGGTCGCACTCGTGGCTCTGATGTTGCTGCGGCCACAGGGCTTATGGCCCGTGCGCACGAAACGCGCGATGCCGCGCACGCATCCGGCAGGCGAGCCGGCTCCACCCGCGCCGACGGTCGAGGTCCGGGAGGGCGAAACACTGCTCGAGGTTCGGGACCTGGTGTGCCGCTTCGGCGGCGTGCTGGCCATCGGCGGAATCGGCTTCGTCGTTCGCAGCGGCGAAATTCTCGCGCTCATCGGTCCAAACGGCGCGGGCAAGACGACAGTTTTCAACTGCCTGACCGGCGTGATCCGCCCGAGCGCGGGACGCATCTTCTGGTGCGGGTCTCCCCTCGGCGGCGGCGCGCCGCACCGCAACGTGCATCGCGGTATCGCCCGTACGTTTCAGGGCATTCGCCTGTTTGGACACATGAGCGCGTTCGAGAACGTACTGACGGGCATGGACCACCAGTTGCGCACGCCGCTTGTCGCCGAACTGGTGGGCATGCCGTCTGCGCATGCCGAAGCGGCCGAACACGAGTCGCAAGGCATGCGCTGGCTCGCGATGGTCGGGCTTTCCGGTCGCGCGAGCGAATACGCAGCCGATTTGCCCTACGGCGATCAGCGGCGGCTCGAAATCGCCCGCGCGCTAGCCAGCAATCCGCGCCTGCTGTTGCTGGACGAGCCAGCGGCCGGCATGAATCCGACCGAAAAGCAGGCGCTGATGGACCTGATCCGGCGCATCCGCGGGCTGGGCGTCACGGTATTGCTGATCGAACACGACATGACGCTGGTGATGGGCGTGTCGGACCGGATCATCGTGATGGATCATGGCGTGATCATCGCTGAAGGGCCGCCGGTGCAGATCCAGAGTGATCAACGGGTGATCGACGCCTATCTCGGCACAGCCGAAGAAGACGATGCGGCCGACGATGCCGCCAACGGGGAGAAGTCGCTGTGGAACTCCTAG
- a CDS encoding D-amino acid dehydrogenase, which yields MTSIVLGAGIAGVTTAYYLAKDGRAVTVLDRRPGVALETSFANAGLVAPGHSYTWASPRAPKILLKSLFVEGQALRLRLSADPHMWAWCALFLRNCTAARSRENTTRKVGLCRYAQDQLQQVSAREQLQYDGIRRGLLYLYRDAASFERGRSNMSVLVDNGLPLETLDAAQTVAREPALGHARDTIAGAIYCPTDESGDAYQFTRELQKVCERLGVRFMFDTPISRIEAAGDSITGVRTPAGLIAGDDYVLALGSYSPILARPLGYRLAIYPVKGYSATFPVGGEHRPPQIGGVDENHLVAWARFGARLRFTATADFAGYDTRHTPSDFAPILRTARELFPDGADYTKPSYWAGLRPMTPEGTPLIGRTRHRNLFLNTGHGHMGWTMSCGTAKLLADIMAGRTPELGLTGMTIK from the coding sequence ATGACGAGCATCGTGCTTGGCGCCGGCATCGCGGGCGTCACTACCGCGTACTACCTCGCGAAGGACGGTCGCGCCGTCACCGTGCTCGATCGCCGGCCAGGTGTTGCGCTCGAAACCAGCTTTGCGAACGCTGGACTCGTCGCGCCGGGGCATTCGTACACGTGGGCTTCGCCGCGCGCACCGAAGATCCTGCTGAAATCGCTGTTCGTCGAAGGACAGGCGCTGCGCCTGCGCCTGAGCGCCGATCCGCACATGTGGGCCTGGTGCGCGCTATTCCTGCGCAACTGCACCGCGGCGCGCTCGCGCGAAAACACCACGCGCAAGGTCGGGTTGTGCCGTTACGCTCAAGATCAGCTGCAGCAGGTGAGCGCAAGGGAGCAATTGCAGTACGACGGAATCCGCCGTGGCCTGCTGTATCTCTATCGTGACGCAGCATCGTTCGAACGCGGCCGCTCCAACATGTCGGTCCTCGTCGACAATGGCCTGCCGCTCGAAACGCTGGACGCCGCGCAGACAGTCGCGCGCGAGCCGGCGCTCGGGCATGCGCGCGACACGATTGCCGGCGCGATTTACTGCCCGACTGACGAGAGCGGCGATGCGTACCAGTTCACCCGCGAACTGCAGAAAGTCTGCGAGCGGCTTGGCGTACGTTTCATGTTCGACACCCCGATCAGCCGCATCGAAGCGGCGGGCGATTCAATAACGGGTGTGCGCACGCCAGCGGGCCTGATCGCCGGCGACGACTACGTGCTCGCGCTCGGCTCGTATTCGCCGATTCTCGCGCGCCCGCTCGGTTACCGGCTGGCCATCTATCCCGTCAAGGGCTACTCGGCAACCTTTCCTGTCGGAGGGGAGCACCGCCCTCCGCAGATCGGTGGCGTGGATGAAAACCATCTCGTTGCGTGGGCGCGCTTCGGCGCGCGGCTTCGCTTTACCGCGACGGCCGATTTTGCAGGCTATGACACACGCCACACGCCCTCTGACTTCGCGCCGATACTGCGCACGGCGCGCGAGCTGTTTCCCGACGGCGCGGACTATACGAAGCCGAGCTACTGGGCCGGGCTGCGTCCGATGACGCCTGAAGGCACCCCCCTGATCGGCCGCACGCGCCACCGCAATCTGTTTCTGAACACGGGCCACGGCCACATGGGATGGACGATGTCTTGCGGCACCGCAAAACTGCTCGCCGACATCATGGCGGGACGCACACCCGAGCTGGGCCTGACAGGGATGACGATCAAATGA
- a CDS encoding branched-chain amino acid ABC transporter permease: MSTFFQFVVEGLTIGSFYALVALGYTMVYGIIRLINFAHGDLFMVGAFVGWTSLATLASAQLPLAFALAAAFVAAAVVTGVLGVAIARVAYQPLLRAPRLSILITALGMSLVLENAVLLSYGAGFRTYPHLLTQAGLNLLEVRITFAQIGIIVASFVLMLCLYFFVHYTFLGTAMRALAIDQDAARLMGINVERLIQLTFFIGSVLAAVAGVMEGLFYTQINFFMGFVLGLRAFTAAVLGGIGNIPGAMAGGFLIGLLEAFGAGYVSSQWTDVFVFGVLIAVLVIKPTGLFGERVVERM; encoded by the coding sequence ATGAGCACCTTTTTCCAGTTCGTCGTCGAAGGGCTGACAATCGGTTCGTTCTATGCGCTCGTGGCCCTCGGTTACACGATGGTCTACGGCATCATCCGGCTGATCAACTTTGCGCACGGCGACCTGTTCATGGTCGGCGCGTTCGTCGGATGGACGAGCCTCGCGACGCTCGCGAGCGCGCAGTTGCCGCTTGCGTTCGCACTGGCCGCTGCTTTCGTGGCGGCGGCGGTGGTGACGGGGGTGCTCGGCGTCGCCATCGCGCGTGTCGCCTATCAGCCGCTGCTGCGCGCACCGCGGCTGTCGATTCTGATTACCGCGCTGGGCATGTCGCTGGTGCTCGAAAACGCCGTGTTGCTGAGCTATGGCGCTGGCTTCAGGACCTATCCGCACCTGCTCACCCAGGCAGGGCTGAATCTGCTCGAAGTGCGGATCACGTTTGCGCAGATCGGTATCATCGTCGCCAGCTTCGTGCTGATGCTGTGTCTCTATTTCTTCGTGCACTACACGTTCCTCGGCACCGCGATGCGCGCGCTCGCCATCGATCAGGATGCGGCACGCCTGATGGGCATCAATGTCGAACGGCTCATTCAACTCACCTTCTTCATCGGCTCCGTGCTCGCTGCCGTCGCGGGCGTGATGGAGGGTCTTTTTTACACGCAGATCAACTTTTTCATGGGCTTCGTGCTCGGTCTGCGCGCGTTTACCGCGGCGGTTCTGGGCGGCATCGGCAACATTCCGGGCGCCATGGCGGGCGGCTTCCTGATCGGTCTGCTCGAAGCGTTCGGCGCAGGCTATGTGTCGTCGCAATGGACGGATGTCTTCGTGTTCGGTGTGCTGATCGCCGTGCTCGTGATCAAGCCGACGGGCCTGTTCGGCGAACGCGTCGTCGAGAGGATGTAG
- a CDS encoding branched-chain amino acid ABC transporter substrate-binding protein, protein MNIQNNGMPDAARVLRRSLSAAVVGLAAFSALVPQAARSQTIKIGVPVPLSGSSANAGTDIVNGAKLAAAKINAAGGVLGKQIELVPEDDACDAQTAVQAAQKLVDAGVVAVAGGYCSSAALPELTTFHRAGIPYVLDASTNPKLTEMGYDNVFRTIGRDDQQGPFAASFIKNSLNAKRVAVIDDNTTYSKGLAQNTVDALKKDGVDVVYADSITPGQMDYSPTLTKVASLKPDVIYYTGYFSEAGLIVKEARQLGLKMTLMGGDATNDPTLMKTAGPAADGMIITTSPLAQFLSGAHGYVDDYTKAYGQGPGPYSVYEYDAVAVTAKAIADAKSTSPAAIIAALHKVNDYPGLTGTIGFNPKGDRSRAVYITIIVRNDQFEAYQRQDAAGKWAAMK, encoded by the coding sequence ATGAATATTCAGAACAATGGCATGCCCGACGCCGCGCGCGTTCTGCGGCGATCCCTCAGTGCCGCGGTGGTCGGACTCGCGGCATTTTCGGCGCTCGTCCCGCAGGCGGCGCGGAGCCAGACCATCAAGATCGGCGTGCCCGTGCCGCTTTCGGGCAGCAGCGCCAATGCCGGCACCGATATCGTCAACGGCGCCAAGCTGGCTGCCGCAAAAATCAATGCGGCAGGCGGCGTGCTCGGCAAGCAGATCGAACTGGTGCCCGAGGACGACGCCTGTGACGCGCAAACAGCCGTGCAGGCTGCGCAGAAACTGGTCGACGCGGGCGTCGTCGCGGTGGCTGGCGGGTACTGCTCCAGCGCTGCGCTTCCGGAGCTGACGACGTTCCATCGGGCCGGCATTCCCTATGTCCTCGATGCGTCGACCAATCCGAAGCTCACAGAAATGGGCTACGACAACGTGTTCCGCACCATTGGCCGCGACGATCAACAGGGCCCGTTCGCCGCCAGCTTCATCAAGAATTCGCTCAACGCGAAGCGCGTAGCCGTCATCGATGACAACACGACTTATTCGAAGGGCCTCGCCCAGAACACGGTCGACGCGCTCAAGAAAGATGGCGTCGACGTCGTATACGCCGACTCGATTACGCCGGGCCAGATGGACTACTCGCCGACGCTCACCAAGGTCGCGTCGCTCAAGCCTGACGTCATCTACTACACCGGCTACTTCTCGGAAGCAGGACTGATCGTCAAGGAAGCACGGCAACTGGGCCTGAAAATGACCCTCATGGGCGGCGATGCCACGAACGACCCGACGCTCATGAAAACGGCAGGCCCGGCGGCCGACGGCATGATCATCACCACCTCCCCGCTCGCGCAATTCCTGTCGGGCGCCCACGGCTACGTTGACGACTACACCAAGGCCTACGGCCAGGGCCCGGGACCGTATTCCGTTTACGAATACGATGCAGTCGCCGTCACGGCCAAGGCGATTGCCGACGCGAAATCGACCAGTCCGGCGGCGATCATCGCAGCGCTCCACAAGGTCAACGACTATCCGGGGTTGACGGGGACGATCGGGTTCAATCCGAAGGGCGACCGCAGCCGCGCGGTTTACATCACGATCATCGTGCGCAACGACCAGTTCGAGGCTTATCAGCGACAGGACGCGGCAGGCAAATGGGCGGCAATGAAGTAG